A part of Desulfotomaculum nigrificans DSM 574 genomic DNA contains:
- a CDS encoding M23 family metallopeptidase: protein MKIGRISFSKFKKKRMEPLNTYYNPDDWASAYNYSSRWRRKKTRGGGWKTFYRIVVALGIFAVLLVIKESPHPWSQQARNSLKVALTTEWDITPMLDKAVEIGLKTVNMDWPLFHELSNQAVPAMTEKKQEAAWTIPVSGHLVQEFGWVKNPEDNLERFNSGIDIAASAGSPVKSVQPGKVSRIGSDRTYGEFVLVEHRRGEYALYAGVTDITVSEGEQVEAGQVIGKVAQPDKGDPVLHFEVRENDKLVDPLSKISLSSLQSESNNQDKAAAKKETKDNSKSQETTKQ from the coding sequence ATGAAAATCGGAAGAATTAGTTTTAGCAAGTTTAAAAAGAAGCGGATGGAACCCCTGAACACTTACTATAACCCCGACGACTGGGCTTCGGCTTACAATTACAGCAGTCGCTGGCGGCGTAAAAAGACCAGGGGGGGCGGCTGGAAAACCTTCTATCGTATCGTTGTTGCCCTGGGTATTTTTGCCGTGCTGCTGGTAATCAAGGAATCACCGCACCCCTGGAGCCAACAGGCCAGAAATTCTTTAAAGGTAGCCTTAACCACTGAATGGGACATAACCCCGATGCTGGATAAGGCGGTGGAGATTGGTCTGAAAACCGTCAATATGGATTGGCCCCTGTTCCATGAACTATCTAACCAGGCTGTGCCGGCCATGACTGAGAAAAAACAGGAAGCGGCCTGGACTATTCCTGTTTCCGGCCACCTGGTGCAGGAATTTGGCTGGGTGAAAAACCCCGAAGATAACCTGGAGCGGTTTAACTCCGGCATTGATATTGCCGCGTCTGCCGGGTCACCGGTGAAGTCGGTGCAGCCGGGTAAAGTAAGCCGCATCGGCAGCGACCGAACCTACGGGGAATTTGTACTGGTTGAACACCGCAGGGGTGAATATGCCCTCTATGCCGGCGTCACCGATATTACTGTATCAGAGGGAGAGCAGGTCGAGGCAGGCCAGGTCATCGGCAAGGTGGCCCAGCCGGATAAAGGGGACCCGGTATTGCACTTTGAGGTGCGGGAGAATGACAAGTTAGTTGACCCCTTAAGTAAAATAAGCCTCTCTTCCTTGCAGAGCGAATCAAATAATCAAGACAAGGCAGCGGCAAAGAAAGAAACAAAAGATAATAGCAAGTCACAGGAGACCACCAAACAATGA
- a CDS encoding M50 family metallopeptidase — translation MKLGRFLGIEVRFNLLFIALLGLYFAAGVLERGLIIFAVVLLHELAHTLAARLLGIRVIDIEILPFGGVARVGGEMSIDPPKEIMASLAGPLANLVLVGLTMGLKNYGLWSQELGPFFLQINLMLAAFNLLPALPLDGGRILRSVLAVQMGVSRATLVAARLGQVVAVLVAGLGIIGVLNMMCGLDIVIIAMFVFYSATQELRLAPYLFVRHLAQKKEELTKAGVLPAEQLVAREDVTLREIVQLFVPQKFHLVMLLDKQMQYLGLISEAQVVDALFTHGMHYPLGELIKKKS, via the coding sequence ATGAAGCTGGGGCGGTTCCTGGGTATAGAAGTCCGTTTTAACCTGCTGTTTATTGCCCTGCTGGGTTTGTACTTTGCGGCCGGCGTGTTGGAACGGGGTTTAATCATCTTTGCCGTGGTGTTGTTGCACGAACTGGCTCATACCCTGGCCGCCAGGCTACTGGGGATTAGAGTCATTGACATCGAAATTCTGCCCTTTGGTGGTGTGGCCAGAGTGGGCGGGGAAATGAGCATCGATCCACCGAAGGAAATCATGGCCTCCCTGGCCGGTCCCCTGGCTAACCTGGTGCTGGTGGGATTAACAATGGGGCTGAAGAATTATGGCCTTTGGTCACAGGAATTAGGACCCTTTTTCTTGCAAATCAATCTTATGTTAGCCGCCTTCAATTTACTGCCGGCACTACCTCTGGACGGCGGCAGAATTCTGCGGTCCGTACTGGCGGTGCAGATGGGTGTTTCCCGGGCCACCCTGGTGGCAGCCAGGTTAGGACAGGTTGTGGCGGTGCTGGTGGCCGGTTTGGGGATCATTGGGGTACTAAACATGATGTGCGGCCTGGATATAGTGATCATCGCCATGTTTGTCTTTTACTCCGCTACTCAAGAGTTGCGCCTGGCCCCTTACCTATTTGTCCGGCACCTGGCCCAAAAGAAAGAAGAATTAACCAAGGCCGGTGTTTTACCGGCGGAGCAACTGGTGGCCCGGGAAGATGTGACCTTAAGGGAGATTGTCCAGTTGTTTGTGCCCCAGAAATTTCACCTGGTGATGTTGTTAGACAAGCAGATGCAATATTTGGGCCTGATCAGTGAGGCCCAGGTGGTGGACGCCCTGTTTACGCACGGCATGCACTACCCGCTGGGGGAGTTAATTAAGAAAAAATCCTAA